Proteins from a genomic interval of Paenibacillus sp. RC334:
- a CDS encoding PadR family transcriptional regulator: MKRTLKYAILGLIHKEEMSGYDITSQFKKEIGQFWSAKHSQIYPELKRLTEEELIEYRTSITGAKLEKKLYCITPKGTRELTEWLLSPKDLPETEKDEFMLMLYFSSAISKEENKRLFEDQITKRKEKLEYLYQSKTALRLLDENLQSPGSEQFGHYLVLSRAINREESYVSWLEDTLPLFD, translated from the coding sequence TTGAAACGTACATTAAAATATGCCATTCTGGGCCTAATTCACAAAGAGGAAATGAGCGGCTACGATATTACGAGCCAATTCAAGAAGGAAATCGGGCAATTTTGGAGCGCCAAGCACAGTCAGATTTATCCTGAGCTCAAAAGGCTGACCGAAGAGGAGTTAATCGAATATCGCACCTCGATTACAGGAGCCAAGCTGGAAAAGAAGCTGTACTGCATCACGCCCAAGGGAACCCGGGAGCTGACCGAATGGCTGCTGAGTCCCAAAGATTTACCGGAAACGGAAAAGGATGAATTCATGCTTATGCTGTATTTTTCATCAGCGATCTCGAAGGAAGAAAACAAACGATTGTTCGAGGACCAGATTACCAAACGTAAAGAGAAGCTGGAGTATTTATACCAAAGTAAGACCGCACTCCGACTGCTGGACGAAAACCTTCAATCTCCCGGCTCTGAACAATTCGGACATTATCTGGTGCTGAGCCGTGCCATTAATCGGGAAGAAAGCTATGTTTCGTGGCTGGAAGATACGCTCCCGTTGTTTGATTAG
- a CDS encoding phenolic acid decarboxylase — translation MDKFIGSHMIYTYENGWEYEIYIKNEDTIDYRIHSGMVGGRWVRDQKVNLVKLVENVYKVSWTEPTGTDVSLNFMPEEKRMHGIIFFPKWVHEHPEITVRYQNDFIPLMEESREKYETYPKYVVPEFADITFIENAGVNNEKLISQAPYAGMTDDIRAGKLQA, via the coding sequence ATGGACAAGTTTATCGGCAGTCACATGATTTACACCTACGAGAATGGTTGGGAATACGAAATATATATTAAAAATGAAGATACCATCGACTATCGCATTCATAGCGGCATGGTAGGCGGACGTTGGGTTCGTGACCAGAAGGTCAACTTGGTGAAGCTGGTGGAGAATGTGTACAAAGTATCTTGGACTGAACCGACAGGTACAGACGTATCCCTGAACTTTATGCCAGAGGAAAAACGGATGCACGGCATTATTTTCTTCCCTAAATGGGTTCATGAGCATCCGGAAATCACTGTACGCTATCAGAACGATTTTATTCCGCTGATGGAAGAATCGCGTGAAAAATACGAAACCTATCCTAAATATGTTGTCCCTGAATTTGCAGATATTACATTCATTGAAAATGCGGGTGTAAACAACGAAAAATTGATTTCTCAAGCGCCATACGCAGGTATGACAGACGATATTCGTGCAGGTAAGCTGCAAGCATAA
- a CDS encoding spore germination protein has product MWQAIVTHMPKWTVLVQAIFLSIVPLLILLAVRQIKTVDGRESRRKERIELLEERDPAEQDARDPSESKDPNVSKNEDESYSEDYEANVTKMRQAIMDMADVNQKSIFLDHLQVRVSLFCVDGLTDKTSMDQNIIKPLLDWGSSDQEEEIPQGDALRDMVIRQVMLVVETEHTQDVKYSLQKVLFGSIVLLIEGTSGVLILGSSKGKTRGVEEPLSESVLRGPRIGFTEVLSDNTALLRRHGESTELAMHSFKVGKRVQKQLMVAYFRDIANFELVEEVKRRIKTIDVDEVMESGYVEQLIEDNFLSPFMQIQNTERPDRVMAALLEGRVAVMLDGTPFALLMPVTYDMMLQSPEDYYERWLSGSLIRLLRFMATAISLFAPALYISFISFHPGLIPTMLVISIVSARQGVPFSTLIEALIMETSIEILREAGLRLPKPIGPAMGIVGGLIIGQAAVNAGIVSPILVIVVAVTAISSFATPVYSSGISMRMLRFAGMFVASIFGLYGVILFFLLLVIHMAKLKSFGLSYLSLTSPRSLRDWKDYMIRAPLHFMKRRPRLLNPKQPKRKG; this is encoded by the coding sequence ATGTGGCAGGCAATTGTAACTCATATGCCCAAATGGACAGTGTTAGTACAGGCTATCTTTTTGTCCATTGTACCTTTACTCATCTTGTTGGCGGTTCGACAAATTAAAACGGTCGACGGCAGAGAAAGCAGACGCAAGGAACGAATAGAGCTGCTTGAAGAACGCGACCCTGCAGAGCAAGATGCTCGCGATCCTTCTGAAAGCAAGGATCCGAATGTTAGTAAGAATGAGGACGAAAGCTATTCTGAGGATTATGAGGCGAATGTAACGAAGATGAGACAAGCCATAATGGATATGGCGGATGTTAATCAAAAGTCTATTTTTCTGGATCATTTACAGGTCAGGGTAAGTCTGTTTTGTGTAGATGGCTTAACGGACAAGACCAGCATGGACCAAAATATAATCAAGCCACTGCTGGATTGGGGAAGCTCAGACCAAGAGGAAGAAATACCGCAAGGCGATGCACTCCGGGATATGGTTATCCGTCAAGTTATGCTTGTAGTGGAGACAGAGCATACGCAGGATGTGAAATATTCTTTGCAGAAGGTTTTGTTCGGCTCTATCGTACTCTTGATCGAGGGTACTTCAGGTGTACTTATTCTGGGTTCATCCAAGGGTAAAACTCGCGGAGTGGAGGAACCATTATCAGAATCGGTATTGCGAGGTCCACGGATTGGCTTCACAGAGGTGCTCAGCGATAATACGGCGTTATTGCGCAGACACGGAGAAAGTACCGAACTGGCCATGCACTCCTTCAAGGTCGGTAAAAGGGTGCAAAAGCAACTGATGGTTGCCTATTTCAGGGACATTGCTAATTTTGAGCTGGTAGAGGAGGTTAAACGGCGGATCAAAACCATTGATGTAGATGAAGTCATGGAGTCAGGCTATGTGGAGCAGCTCATTGAGGACAATTTTCTTAGTCCTTTTATGCAAATTCAAAATACGGAGAGACCTGACAGGGTGATGGCAGCTCTGTTGGAGGGACGTGTAGCTGTGATGTTGGATGGTACTCCGTTCGCCCTCCTTATGCCTGTAACCTACGATATGATGCTCCAGTCGCCTGAGGATTACTATGAGCGATGGCTATCGGGTTCCCTGATTCGGTTGCTGCGTTTTATGGCAACTGCTATCTCCCTGTTCGCGCCTGCTCTCTATATTTCCTTTATCTCGTTTCATCCCGGGCTTATTCCCACCATGCTGGTCATTTCTATCGTCAGCGCAAGACAAGGTGTACCCTTCTCTACATTGATCGAGGCGCTGATTATGGAAACCTCCATTGAAATTCTGCGTGAAGCAGGATTGCGTCTGCCCAAACCTATTGGGCCTGCTATGGGTATTGTCGGCGGTCTGATTATTGGACAGGCTGCGGTTAATGCCGGAATTGTAAGTCCCATTTTAGTCATTGTTGTGGCAGTTACGGCGATTTCTTCGTTTGCCACACCTGTGTACAGTTCCGGGATTTCGATGCGTATGCTTCGCTTTGCGGGGATGTTTGTTGCATCCATATTCGGTTTGTATGGTGTAATTCTGTTTTTCCTGCTGTTGGTTATCCATATGGCTAAGTTAAAAAGCTTTGGATTGTCTTATCTTAGTTTGACATCTCCGCGTTCGTTGAGGGACTGGAAGGATTACATGATTCGGGCGCCGTTACATTTTATGAAACGCAGACCCCGTCTGCTAAATCCCAAACAACCCAAGCGGAAAGGCTAG
- a CDS encoding immunoglobulin-like domain-containing protein translates to MLEGNNFTRNKLKPYRLLVPLLPFLGGAALLIGTNEANAAGWENVVLNKPATSSGYSQPYEPGKAVDGSCEPTSRWYQASNGEKWIQVDLRDWYIVDRYGVAGMGILYGWQDQRDPYSFRLQTSSDGSNWVTVDAVQNNGSSNFEKSIAPVTTRYLRLYIDQGNARNNQWASIMEFAAYGERLPVPQAPGHFTGTKNGNTVELSWDAVPYATSYKVIRDSVTLYTGNLTQFIDTSALPPGEALYTVQAVNAKGESTPSEVKVNILTDAERVAQAKAALALGFAPGDTADLVSQKLTLPLAGLNDTTVGWSSDTPDVITNEGAVTRPRYDSGDRKVKLTATITKGTASDTQTFEVTVLKVAAQDTLDQAADSLSLGDLSAVKENLSLPLSGYGGVQIEWSSANPLVIAPDGTLSRPSYINGNTDVTLTAVLHLEGLTKTKNFTAHVLSLPMNDIEAVNAAYTALDVPVTTVTGDVYLPKEGLNGVQVSWTSNHPEFLDHTGHVTFPSYVQGDQTITLEAVLARGGAELRKTFSLLVPSLPVSADEAVNLAADTLKLDYPQGIKDSITLPNAGAFDTRIDWSSDQPDVLSNTGQVNRPKFIDGYVNVQLIATISKGPTSVQRTFIITVLKALPNTPYVRLNGNNPIILEAGSTFTDPGASVLDSVYGNILVSDLSGIGNVDTNAPSVYVLNYAYSDQSGWSAEPAERHINVLPRAIEAAAGNDATASVIVTGAWPGARLELYNAQQELIAQGTASGEGKYVFTPAPEGVSYYVLQIVNSMESAPSRLVYAQGLTAQRVADSITSLAAPAASNTLLKLPAVPEGFRLTISSSSQPDIIRTDGAIFPAATQTTVAVILEVTKVSDGSHALTQQIEVTVPAKVIVDTGNSNKKDRDEDYNNSLIQLQPGFSEQGKAIIYTPSAAFLDGQITQARMEGKAYADIQLEQEKDTSRVVLPYSSLNKWDKVGAAVISQYGTLMLSSDALTRMFSGQQDVALSFQQADAQRTQQIRDWAGQQSNLKLIGASVEIKANVTGTSHIVLPLDAESIRELQGKEPQFSILVIHDNGEQEILKGTAVRDSKGNLSAVGFDTTRFSTFAIAVSTDTKSPSDNTNAQDSTTNSADSQDTAPVWPDVQGHWAAKSLQSLAAKGWIQGYKDGNMRPERAVSRAEFVSILTRALGTTVHESVSTSFTDMNGHWAASAVDAAHRQGWIEGLNAQTFGPDERLTREQAMVILSHAIADKASASGTAKLQSYKDEQQIASWASSAFEKAVSSGWISGYPDGTLKPKAAISRGEMAELLVRIFK, encoded by the coding sequence GTGCTCGAAGGCAATAACTTCACACGCAACAAATTGAAACCCTATCGCTTGCTGGTTCCATTGCTGCCTTTCCTCGGCGGAGCAGCTTTGCTCATTGGGACGAATGAAGCCAATGCTGCTGGTTGGGAAAATGTAGTACTTAACAAACCAGCCACATCAAGCGGCTATAGTCAGCCATATGAACCCGGCAAAGCAGTCGACGGTTCCTGTGAACCGACAAGTCGCTGGTATCAAGCAAGCAACGGTGAAAAATGGATTCAGGTAGATCTGAGAGACTGGTATATCGTAGATCGATATGGTGTAGCAGGTATGGGAATCCTTTATGGGTGGCAAGATCAACGTGATCCATATAGTTTCCGATTGCAAACGAGCAGTGACGGAAGTAATTGGGTGACTGTTGATGCCGTTCAGAATAATGGGAGCTCTAATTTTGAAAAGAGCATTGCTCCTGTAACTACACGGTACTTGCGATTATATATTGATCAAGGAAATGCGAGAAACAATCAATGGGCTTCCATCATGGAATTCGCAGCTTATGGGGAGCGATTACCCGTTCCACAGGCTCCGGGTCATTTTACAGGAACCAAAAATGGAAATACAGTGGAGTTAAGCTGGGATGCCGTTCCTTATGCAACTTCATACAAAGTCATACGAGATAGTGTAACGCTCTATACAGGTAACTTAACCCAATTCATAGACACTTCAGCATTGCCGCCAGGTGAAGCCCTTTACACTGTTCAGGCTGTAAATGCTAAGGGGGAGAGCACTCCCTCAGAGGTTAAAGTGAACATACTTACCGATGCCGAGAGAGTTGCACAGGCAAAAGCCGCTCTTGCTTTAGGCTTCGCACCTGGAGATACAGCTGATTTGGTATCCCAAAAGCTGACGCTGCCACTCGCTGGGTTGAATGATACGACAGTGGGCTGGAGTTCAGATACCCCTGATGTCATCACCAATGAGGGGGCTGTCACACGCCCGCGCTACGATTCGGGTGATCGGAAAGTAAAGCTGACCGCGACGATTACAAAGGGAACCGCTTCGGATACCCAAACTTTTGAGGTTACCGTATTGAAGGTAGCCGCACAAGATACACTGGATCAGGCAGCAGATAGCCTGTCACTGGGCGATTTGTCTGCGGTGAAAGAAAATTTGTCTCTTCCTCTGTCCGGCTATGGTGGTGTCCAGATCGAATGGTCCTCTGCCAATCCACTTGTTATCGCACCAGATGGAACACTTAGCAGACCCTCCTATATTAATGGAAATACAGATGTTACCCTGACGGCTGTCCTGCATCTCGAAGGCTTAACGAAAACAAAGAATTTCACTGCACATGTGCTCAGTCTGCCGATGAACGATATTGAAGCCGTAAACGCAGCTTACACGGCACTTGATGTACCTGTAACCACCGTAACCGGGGACGTATATTTGCCGAAAGAAGGTTTGAACGGCGTTCAGGTGTCATGGACTTCGAATCACCCCGAGTTCCTGGATCACACCGGTCATGTCACGTTCCCGAGCTATGTACAGGGTGATCAGACTATTACGCTGGAAGCTGTTCTGGCAAGAGGCGGAGCGGAGCTTCGCAAAACATTTAGCCTGCTCGTGCCTTCACTGCCCGTAAGCGCTGATGAAGCTGTGAATTTGGCAGCAGATACTCTGAAACTGGATTACCCGCAGGGGATTAAGGATTCCATCACTCTGCCCAATGCAGGAGCATTTGACACACGTATTGATTGGTCCTCGGATCAACCGGACGTTCTCAGCAACACGGGTCAGGTGAATCGGCCGAAGTTTATAGACGGTTATGTAAATGTACAATTAATAGCAACTATATCCAAAGGCCCAACCTCTGTACAAAGAACATTCATAATCACAGTATTGAAGGCGTTACCGAATACACCCTATGTACGTTTGAACGGCAACAACCCGATCATTCTGGAAGCTGGCAGCACCTTCACCGATCCGGGAGCCAGCGTGCTGGACAGCGTATATGGTAATATTCTGGTATCGGATCTGTCAGGTATCGGCAACGTGGATACGAATGCGCCTAGTGTATATGTATTGAACTATGCTTATAGCGATCAATCTGGTTGGTCGGCTGAGCCAGCCGAACGTCACATAAACGTGCTCCCCCGTGCTATTGAAGCCGCAGCAGGCAATGACGCTACCGCCTCGGTGATCGTTACAGGCGCTTGGCCGGGCGCACGGCTTGAACTGTACAATGCCCAGCAGGAGCTGATTGCGCAAGGAACCGCTTCTGGAGAAGGGAAATATGTATTTACACCTGCTCCTGAAGGAGTCAGCTACTACGTGCTACAGATCGTGAATAGTATGGAAAGTGCTCCCTCCAGATTAGTGTATGCACAGGGATTAACCGCCCAACGTGTAGCCGATTCCATCACAAGCCTGGCAGCACCTGCCGCCAGTAATACCCTGCTCAAGCTGCCTGCAGTGCCCGAGGGCTTCCGCCTGACCATCAGCAGTAGTAGCCAGCCGGATATTATCCGTACAGATGGAGCTATCTTCCCGGCAGCAACCCAAACGACGGTTGCTGTAATACTGGAGGTCACCAAGGTAAGCGACGGTTCTCACGCCCTGACACAACAAATCGAAGTAACCGTTCCTGCTAAGGTCATTGTAGACACGGGCAATTCTAATAAAAAAGACCGAGACGAGGACTACAACAACTCTCTTATTCAACTGCAACCCGGATTTTCCGAACAGGGAAAAGCCATCATCTATACTCCTTCTGCGGCGTTTCTGGATGGACAAATCACTCAGGCCCGCATGGAAGGCAAGGCTTACGCAGATATACAACTAGAGCAGGAAAAGGATACCAGCCGTGTTGTTCTTCCCTATTCTTCGCTGAATAAATGGGATAAAGTCGGGGCCGCGGTCATATCCCAATATGGAACACTGATGCTATCCAGTGATGCCTTAACCCGTATGTTCTCGGGTCAGCAGGACGTTGCATTGTCATTCCAGCAGGCAGATGCACAGCGTACACAGCAGATCCGCGATTGGGCCGGACAACAATCCAATCTGAAGCTGATCGGTGCGTCTGTGGAAATCAAGGCTAACGTTACAGGCACATCGCATATCGTTCTGCCACTGGATGCCGAATCCATCCGTGAATTGCAGGGCAAAGAACCCCAGTTTTCTATTCTCGTTATTCATGACAATGGAGAGCAGGAGATTCTGAAAGGTACGGCAGTGAGGGATTCCAAAGGAAATCTGTCGGCTGTGGGTTTCGATACGACCCGGTTTAGTACCTTTGCGATTGCTGTCTCTACTGATACAAAGTCTCCATCCGATAATACAAACGCTCAGGACAGCACAACAAATTCAGCGGATTCGCAAGACACAGCTCCGGTATGGCCGGATGTCCAAGGCCATTGGGCGGCGAAGTCCCTGCAATCGCTGGCAGCCAAAGGCTGGATACAAGGCTACAAAGATGGCAACATGCGTCCAGAGCGTGCGGTAAGCCGCGCAGAATTTGTATCCATACTGACCCGAGCGTTGGGAACCACTGTACATGAGAGTGTGTCTACCTCATTTACAGATATGAATGGGCACTGGGCTGCATCAGCCGTGGATGCCGCTCATCGCCAGGGATGGATCGAAGGGTTAAATGCTCAGACATTCGGCCCCGATGAACGTCTTACCCGTGAACAGGCGATGGTGATCCTGTCACATGCGATAGCGGATAAGGCATCGGCTTCAGGCACGGCCAAATTGCAATCCTATAAGGATGAGCAGCAGATCGCTTCCTGGGCTTCCTCCGCCTTCGAAAAGGCTGTTTCCTCCGGTTGGATCAGCGGATATCCTGATGGAACGCTCAAACCAAAGGCAGCCATTAGCAGAGGCGAGATGGCTGAACTACTGGTACGTATTTTCAAATAA
- a CDS encoding GerAB/ArcD/ProY family transporter produces the protein MKKLGEDKLTTLQTTGILVGFTMAAGLLTLPRVAVKASKTPDVWISVILGGCVAFLAGWIIVKLSQTFPQKTFYQYVQQITGKAIGKIIGMLVVIYFVALCAFEIRSVEEVTSFFLLEGTPAWAISAPFMWVSLYLCMGRIGAIGKVCQIILPITAFIFLIICLLSFNIFELNNLRPVLSEGLKPVIKAIKSTSLTFTGSECLLIIICCMEKPEKAMRVIGWGFGITVLFYTTAVIMCIGAFSVEGVVTRTWPFLDLARSFEVDFLVFERFESLLLSIWIMQIFATFSIAFYCGTLGLSQIFNTSYTKMLLIVLAIVYVLSRIPKNINELFSLGTMIGDAAILLYGLLPLLLLLISRWRRL, from the coding sequence ATGAAAAAACTGGGGGAGGATAAACTTACAACGTTGCAGACGACAGGGATTCTTGTCGGCTTTACCATGGCAGCAGGTCTGCTTACGCTTCCTCGGGTGGCAGTTAAGGCTTCCAAGACTCCTGATGTATGGATCTCCGTGATCCTGGGAGGATGCGTAGCTTTTCTGGCTGGCTGGATTATCGTGAAATTGAGTCAGACCTTTCCCCAAAAAACCTTCTACCAGTATGTACAGCAGATTACGGGGAAAGCGATCGGCAAAATCATTGGTATGCTAGTCGTGATTTATTTTGTAGCTTTGTGTGCATTTGAAATTCGCTCTGTGGAAGAAGTAACATCGTTTTTTCTGCTTGAGGGAACGCCCGCATGGGCTATTTCAGCACCGTTTATGTGGGTGTCGCTATATCTGTGCATGGGCCGCATAGGAGCGATAGGTAAGGTGTGCCAAATTATTTTACCCATTACAGCGTTTATCTTTTTGATCATCTGTCTGCTGAGCTTTAATATTTTTGAACTAAACAATTTGCGCCCTGTATTGTCGGAAGGGCTAAAACCAGTCATCAAAGCCATAAAGTCTACAAGTCTGACGTTTACAGGTAGTGAGTGCCTGCTCATCATTATTTGTTGTATGGAAAAGCCCGAGAAAGCAATGAGGGTGATTGGTTGGGGCTTCGGGATCACGGTGCTGTTTTATACGACTGCTGTGATCATGTGTATCGGTGCTTTTTCGGTGGAAGGTGTGGTGACTCGGACGTGGCCATTTCTGGACCTGGCCCGCAGCTTTGAAGTGGATTTTCTTGTATTTGAACGTTTTGAGTCCCTGTTACTGTCCATCTGGATCATGCAGATTTTTGCTACGTTCAGTATCGCCTTCTACTGTGGTACGCTTGGCCTCTCCCAAATTTTTAATACATCGTATACCAAAATGCTACTCATTGTTCTCGCAATTGTATACGTTCTGTCCCGAATTCCCAAAAATATTAATGAGTTGTTTTCGCTAGGCACGATGATCGGTGACGCGGCTATCCTTTTATACGGTTTGTTACCCTTGCTGCTACTGCTTATTTCACGCTGGAGGAGACTCTGA
- a CDS encoding Ger(x)C family spore germination protein — translation MKNLRIVFFGIAFLLICCLLTGCWSSRPVEDLNLETGIALDVGQVSPQEAYIEREGGYYPKKILIKGTFQFLLPERGKGSGGAPAQNKTFYNMTETGDSLLEMLREVSLRSNRPAIGFHLKTIIISSSLLQKLPMYELLDFFAGDNDIRPSVQLLISTEKAGDALEEKIPGETPAFILKDVFINRKRNARMIKPMSLVKVIGPMKSHSSFLLPNVITTEKEVKLAGAGVIQGKTQKYIGLLNESEVEGLMWMKGEVDGGTLKYINPKTGRSIVYEINSVKSRIKATVHGNDISFHVHMTSTGRISENLNPGQDFSKNRLFSRVENILQEEANTTAEKTLTKMHRLQADVGGFGEALRIQNPQVWRKVKGDWDKTFSTIPVTFSTDIQIEDYGASNTTAD, via the coding sequence ATGAAGAATTTGCGCATCGTTTTTTTCGGAATAGCATTTCTTCTGATATGTTGTTTGCTAACTGGCTGTTGGAGCAGTAGACCGGTGGAGGATTTGAATCTGGAGACGGGCATCGCGCTGGATGTAGGACAAGTATCTCCGCAGGAAGCGTATATTGAACGGGAAGGAGGATACTATCCGAAGAAAATTCTAATTAAAGGAACTTTTCAATTTCTGCTCCCTGAAAGAGGTAAAGGCTCTGGAGGTGCCCCTGCACAAAATAAAACCTTTTACAACATGACTGAAACGGGGGATTCTCTTCTTGAAATGCTGCGTGAAGTTTCATTACGTTCCAATCGTCCTGCCATCGGGTTTCACTTGAAGACGATCATTATCAGTTCCAGTCTGCTACAAAAGCTTCCTATGTACGAGCTGCTGGACTTTTTTGCAGGGGATAATGATATCAGGCCGAGCGTTCAACTGCTGATCAGTACAGAGAAAGCGGGTGATGCGCTTGAGGAAAAAATCCCCGGAGAGACACCAGCCTTTATATTGAAGGATGTTTTTATCAACCGTAAACGGAATGCGCGAATGATCAAGCCCATGTCTCTGGTTAAAGTCATTGGGCCGATGAAGTCCCACAGCAGCTTTTTATTACCCAATGTGATTACCACAGAGAAAGAAGTAAAGCTTGCGGGTGCGGGAGTCATTCAGGGAAAGACGCAAAAATACATCGGTCTTCTAAACGAGTCTGAGGTTGAAGGTCTGATGTGGATGAAAGGTGAAGTGGATGGAGGTACCCTGAAATACATAAACCCTAAAACAGGGAGAAGTATCGTGTATGAGATCAATTCTGTCAAAAGCCGGATCAAGGCTACCGTTCATGGCAACGACATCTCTTTTCATGTTCACATGACATCGACAGGTCGTATTTCGGAAAACCTCAATCCGGGTCAGGATTTTTCAAAAAACCGTCTATTTTCACGAGTAGAGAATATCTTGCAGGAAGAAGCCAATACCACAGCCGAAAAAACATTGACGAAAATGCATAGGCTACAGGCAGATGTCGGAGGTTTCGGAGAAGCACTGCGGATTCAGAATCCTCAGGTATGGCGTAAGGTCAAAGGAGATTGGGACAAGACCTTTAGTACCATTCCGGTAACCTTCAGCACGGATATTCAAATTGAGGATTATGGAGCCTCCAATACCACGGCAGACTAA
- a CDS encoding tail fiber protein produces the protein MKKHFWKKAAVLSLLAVILLGGTAISPKQAHAGYEPYIGEVTMYPYMFAPRGWLKCEGQLLSISQNTALFSLLGTNFGGDGMNTFALPDLRGASPMPNVDYYIATEGVYPSRP, from the coding sequence ATGAAGAAACATTTTTGGAAAAAAGCAGCTGTATTGAGTTTGTTAGCGGTCATTTTGTTAGGGGGAACGGCCATCAGTCCCAAACAGGCACACGCAGGGTATGAGCCTTATATTGGGGAAGTTACGATGTATCCTTACATGTTCGCTCCTAGGGGATGGTTAAAATGCGAGGGTCAGCTCTTGAGCATTAGTCAGAATACTGCATTATTCAGTCTGCTGGGCACTAATTTTGGCGGCGATGGAATGAACACATTTGCATTACCCGACTTGCGCGGGGCTTCCCCAATGCCGAATGTAGACTACTATATCGCAACCGAAGGGGTGTACCCATCCCGCCCTTAA